The Deltaproteobacteria bacterium genome has a segment encoding these proteins:
- a CDS encoding GNAT family N-acetyltransferase — MGSCISIHLKDKRDDPLEIRSCSEGDLSCLLEMYATFSPKPASQGLPPQDPEACRRWVQKLLKEGENFLAWKGGRVIGHVSLLPDYKKKDGEFLIFVDRAHRNRGVGRALTDVALKRAAELCLKTIWLTVEPYNFRAIHLYKKCAFQTCGKDDCERKMVCTI, encoded by the coding sequence ATGGGATCCTGCATCTCTATCCATTTGAAGGACAAACGGGATGATCCCCTTGAAATCCGGAGCTGTTCCGAAGGGGACCTATCCTGCCTGTTGGAGATGTATGCGACTTTTTCTCCCAAACCCGCCTCCCAAGGCCTCCCTCCCCAGGACCCCGAGGCATGCAGGCGATGGGTTCAGAAGCTGCTGAAGGAAGGGGAAAACTTCCTGGCATGGAAGGGGGGCCGGGTCATCGGGCATGTCTCTCTTTTGCCGGACTATAAAAAAAAAGACGGGGAATTTCTGATTTTTGTGGACCGGGCCCATCGGAATCGGGGAGTGGGGAGGGCGCTGACGGATGTGGCCCTTAAGCGGGCCGCTGAGCTCTGCCTCAAGACGATTTGGTTGACTGTGGAGCCATATAATTTCAGGGCCATTCACCTCTATAAGAAATGTGCTTTTCAGACCTGCGGAAAAGACGACTGCGAGAGGAAAATGGTTTGCACTATTTGA
- a CDS encoding GNAT family N-acetyltransferase — MGLNPNRDQGYWPDAYLGKRQSAASAIRRIKRGRRVFIGSSCGEPQALVRELAGQFENFTDLEIVRILSLETTPLTDIADKTATQSFNIRSFYLGSAKPKALSRNKRFITPINLSAIPRLFKSRQLPIHVALIQVSEPDDFGWMSLGVSVDVSIAAAQSADMVIAQVNPRMPRVMGRSFIHVNEVDWIVEQEEELLTIGKPPEFESAKQIARYAARLIEDGSTLQISLGTTPEALFLGLSEKNDLGVHTQFLSDGIMNLFSRGVITNRKKGFNEGKLVASGAIGSANLYEFLHDNPGIEFHPSDYVNDPMIIARHHKMVALNVAMAIDLTGQVAADALPYNNFSGVIGIMDFVRGASQSPGGKNILMLPSTTLDGKSSRIVPLLESIPVVVPRGDIQYVVTEYGVVNLFGKSLQERAIAMISIAHPDFRDELFYKAKEMGLLGPERTLVESIRSVYPLKIEETRIIDGQPTLFRPARLTDERMIQEHFYGLDQQDVMKRFFLPKTAFVSEDVAEVFQVDYIHNMSIVAVIGSPGFEKVIAVGCYFLDPASNMAEVAYSVDKEWQGKGISTILQEKLVHAAMEHGISGMVAYTTPGNRFMIGLFYKLPYQIQTSCDGEVLTLRARFDQSGIPESCST, encoded by the coding sequence ATGGGCCTGAACCCGAATAGAGACCAGGGCTATTGGCCGGACGCGTACCTGGGCAAACGGCAGAGCGCGGCCAGTGCGATCCGGCGGATCAAACGGGGCCGGAGGGTCTTCATCGGGTCTTCCTGCGGAGAACCCCAGGCCCTGGTGAGGGAACTGGCGGGTCAGTTTGAAAATTTCACTGATCTGGAGATCGTTCGCATCCTGAGTCTTGAAACCACCCCGCTCACCGACATCGCGGACAAGACCGCCACCCAGAGCTTCAACATCCGCTCGTTCTATCTCGGTTCGGCCAAACCCAAGGCCCTCTCCAGGAACAAACGATTCATTACCCCCATCAATCTTTCGGCCATTCCCCGCCTGTTCAAGAGCCGGCAACTCCCCATCCATGTAGCCCTGATCCAGGTGTCGGAGCCGGACGATTTCGGATGGATGAGCCTGGGCGTCAGCGTGGATGTATCGATTGCGGCTGCCCAGTCTGCGGATATGGTTATTGCGCAGGTCAATCCGCGAATGCCCCGTGTCATGGGACGGAGCTTCATCCATGTGAATGAAGTGGACTGGATCGTGGAACAGGAAGAGGAACTCCTCACCATAGGCAAACCTCCCGAATTTGAATCGGCCAAGCAGATCGCCCGATATGCGGCTCGGCTCATAGAAGACGGGTCGACCCTCCAGATCAGCCTCGGCACCACCCCGGAGGCCCTTTTCCTCGGCCTTTCCGAGAAAAACGACCTTGGGGTTCATACCCAATTCCTCAGCGACGGCATCATGAACCTCTTTTCACGGGGGGTGATCACCAACCGGAAGAAGGGCTTCAATGAAGGGAAACTGGTGGCCAGCGGTGCTATCGGATCCGCCAATCTTTATGAGTTCCTTCATGACAATCCGGGCATCGAATTTCATCCGTCCGATTATGTGAACGATCCGATGATCATCGCCCGTCACCACAAGATGGTGGCCCTGAACGTGGCCATGGCCATCGACCTGACCGGTCAGGTGGCGGCCGATGCCCTCCCTTACAACAATTTTTCCGGGGTGATCGGGATCATGGACTTTGTCAGGGGGGCCAGCCAGAGCCCGGGCGGAAAGAATATCCTGATGCTCCCCTCAACCACCCTGGACGGCAAGAGCAGCCGTATCGTACCGCTTCTGGAAAGCATCCCTGTAGTGGTGCCGAGGGGCGATATCCAGTACGTGGTGACCGAGTACGGGGTGGTGAATCTCTTCGGCAAGAGCCTTCAGGAACGGGCCATCGCCATGATCAGCATCGCCCATCCCGACTTTCGGGACGAGCTGTTTTACAAGGCCAAGGAGATGGGGCTCTTAGGTCCGGAGCGCACCCTGGTGGAAAGCATCCGGAGTGTGTATCCGCTGAAGATCGAAGAAACCCGTATTATTGACGGCCAGCCGACCCTTTTTCGGCCCGCCAGGCTGACCGATGAAAGGATGATACAGGAGCACTTCTACGGCCTCGATCAACAGGATGTGATGAAACGGTTTTTTCTTCCAAAAACCGCTTTTGTCAGCGAGGATGTGGCCGAGGTTTTCCAGGTCGACTACATCCACAACATGTCGATCGTCGCCGTGATCGGCAGCCCCGGGTTCGAGAAAGTGATTGCAGTGGGATGTTATTTTCTCGATCCGGCAAGCAATATGGCAGAGGTCGCCTACAGTGTGGACAAAGAGTGGCAGGGAAAGGGGATTTCCACAATTCTTCAGGAAAAATTGGTCCATGCGGCCATGGAACATGGGATCAGCGGGATGGTGGCCTATACCACGCCCGGGAACAGATTTATGATCGGGCTCTTTTACAAACTGCCGTATCAGATTCAGACCTCGTGTGACGGAGAAGTGCTCACCCTCAGGGCGCGATTCGATCAATCGGGGATACCCGAGTCTTGCAGCACATAA
- a CDS encoding chemotaxis protein CheW, whose product MSELAQTMDQAVKAMAEKEGKYLTFTLADEEYGISILKIKEIIGMMPITSVPQTPDFVKGVINLRGKVIPVVDLRGRFGMEEIDYTERTCIIVVEIRGENGMVMIGIVVDSVSEVLNIKKEDIEATPTFGARLNTDYILGMAKMEGGVKILLDIDRVLGLEEIAV is encoded by the coding sequence ATGTCGGAACTTGCACAAACAATGGACCAGGCAGTAAAGGCCATGGCGGAAAAGGAGGGGAAATATCTGACCTTCACGCTGGCCGATGAGGAGTATGGCATCAGCATACTGAAAATCAAGGAGATCATCGGGATGATGCCGATCACCTCCGTGCCCCAGACCCCGGATTTTGTGAAAGGGGTCATCAACCTTAGGGGGAAGGTGATTCCGGTCGTGGACTTGAGGGGGAGGTTCGGGATGGAGGAAATCGATTACACGGAGCGTACCTGTATCATCGTTGTAGAGATCCGGGGCGAGAACGGGATGGTGATGATCGGTATTGTGGTGGATTCGGTATCCGAGGTCCTGAACATTAAAAAGGAGGATATCGAGGCCACACCCACCTTCGGCGCCCGGCTCAATACGGACTATATCCTTGGAATGGCCAAGATGGAAGGGGGGGTAAAGATACTTCTGGACATCGATCGTGTACTGGGATTGGAGGAGATTGCCGTTTAA
- a CDS encoding PAS domain S-box protein: MKILFINDNPEDQTRFKGVAGKAFAQVEVLSALSGESGVKLALAEEPDMILLDIGMPEIDGFKVCRRLKQDARARHIPIVFLTGLETDRQSRIKALEAGAEGFLAKPIDDLELIALTRAMVKIKTASKQRREDRDTELRRGEEKYRNIFNNAQVGIFRTRLSDGKVLECNERFARTYGYETPEACITDFIASEHYIDSHARQKMLDSLVEKGSVTDFEARFSRKDNTEIWTRFSARACPEEGYLEGIGYEITQEKKTLEALRRSEEKYRIILENMAEGYHEVDLAGRFTFINEACQKILGYSHEELGGISYQDYSADQENREKVFEAYNRVFKTGEPLRAFTWDIIRKDGVRRTIEVSCSLIRNEKNERTGFRGIVTDVTDRKRAEEALSKNQKLLAATQQLAKVGGWEWDVEAQAMTWTEEAYRIHDLEMEAFTPGSPEHIAGSLACYAPEDRSTVLAAFQRCIEHGEPYDLELPFTSAKGRRLWIRTTAKAVTAENRIVKVVGNIMDITELKQAEQNYQTLFREMLNGFALHEIVCDGEGRPADYRFLAVNPAFEEMTGLNASDILGKTVLQVFPGTEPRWIEIYGNVAQTGEPASFEDYSGELKKHFEVTAFRPSLNQFACIFADITERKRAEAERRKLQAQLNQAQKLEAVGRMAGGVAHDFNNMLAVILAHTELALMDTDPDDPIQERLQQIQQTTHRSADLVRQLLAFARKQTVAPVVLNLNDTVEGMLKILRRLIGEDIDLAWMPGAKLWPIKMDPSQIDQILANLCVNARDAIKDVGRIVIQTENIRLDGPYCSANPEGAIGDHVVLSVSDQGCGMEKEVLENLFEPFFTTKGVGKGTGLGLATVYGIVKQNEGFITVYSEPGEGATFRIYLPRHVGEATEFQQDPVEALRGGHETILVVEDELTLLEIGKSMLERLGYEVLVANTPNEAIRAAGNYAGEIHLLMTDVIMPEMNGRDLSDRLLTLYPNLKCLFTSGYTAEVITHHGVLDPGVHFIQKPFTLQALSNKLRQVLEEV, from the coding sequence ATGAAGATACTTTTTATTAACGACAACCCGGAAGACCAGACGCGCTTTAAAGGTGTTGCAGGGAAGGCCTTTGCCCAAGTAGAGGTTTTGTCTGCCTTGAGTGGGGAAAGCGGGGTCAAACTGGCCTTGGCCGAAGAGCCGGACATGATCCTCCTCGATATTGGGATGCCCGAAATTGACGGGTTTAAGGTGTGCCGGAGGCTTAAACAGGATGCGCGGGCGCGACATATCCCCATCGTCTTTCTCACGGGCCTCGAAACGGATCGTCAAAGCCGTATCAAGGCCCTGGAAGCGGGGGCCGAGGGGTTTCTCGCCAAACCCATAGATGACCTGGAACTGATTGCCCTGACTCGGGCAATGGTTAAAATTAAGACAGCCTCAAAACAACGGCGAGAGGACAGGGACACGGAACTGCGCAGGGGGGAGGAAAAATACCGAAACATCTTCAACAACGCCCAGGTGGGGATATTCAGGACGCGTCTCAGTGATGGGAAGGTCCTTGAGTGCAATGAGCGTTTTGCCCGGACGTACGGGTATGAAACCCCGGAGGCATGTATAACGGATTTTATCGCATCCGAGCACTACATCGATTCCCATGCGCGGCAAAAGATGCTTGATTCCCTTGTGGAAAAGGGGAGCGTGACCGACTTCGAGGCCCGCTTTTCACGAAAAGACAACACAGAGATCTGGACACGGTTTTCCGCCCGTGCCTGCCCCGAAGAAGGGTATCTGGAGGGCATCGGATACGAAATCACCCAGGAAAAAAAGACGCTGGAGGCCTTGCGGAGAAGCGAGGAAAAATATCGAATCATTCTTGAGAACATGGCCGAAGGCTATCACGAGGTGGATCTGGCCGGTAGGTTTACCTTTATTAATGAGGCATGCCAGAAGATCCTCGGATACTCTCATGAGGAGTTGGGGGGCATCAGCTACCAAGACTATTCCGCAGATCAGGAAAACAGGGAAAAGGTGTTTGAGGCCTACAACCGGGTTTTCAAGACCGGCGAGCCGCTGCGTGCTTTTACCTGGGATATCATCCGCAAAGACGGCGTTAGAAGGACAATCGAGGTCTCTTGCTCTCTCATCAGAAACGAGAAGAATGAAAGGACGGGTTTCAGAGGCATTGTCACGGATGTTACGGATCGCAAACGGGCCGAAGAGGCGCTTTCCAAAAACCAGAAACTCCTTGCCGCCACACAACAGCTGGCCAAGGTCGGCGGTTGGGAGTGGGACGTGGAAGCGCAGGCCATGACCTGGACGGAGGAGGCCTATCGGATCCATGATCTGGAAATGGAAGCATTCACCCCCGGATCGCCGGAGCATATCGCCGGGAGCCTGGCATGTTACGCGCCTGAAGACCGGTCAACGGTCCTGGCCGCCTTCCAACGCTGTATAGAACACGGTGAACCCTATGACCTGGAACTCCCCTTCACCTCCGCCAAAGGCCGTCGGCTCTGGATCCGCACCACGGCCAAAGCGGTGACGGCAGAGAACCGCATCGTCAAGGTCGTCGGAAACATCATGGACATCACCGAACTCAAACAGGCAGAACAAAACTATCAGACCTTGTTCCGGGAGATGCTGAACGGATTCGCGCTTCATGAGATCGTCTGCGATGGAGAGGGACGGCCCGCGGACTACCGATTCCTGGCCGTCAACCCGGCATTTGAGGAGATGACCGGCTTGAACGCCTCGGACATATTGGGAAAGACCGTCCTCCAAGTATTTCCCGGGACAGAGCCGCGCTGGATAGAGATCTACGGCAACGTGGCGCAGACGGGCGAACCGGCCTCTTTCGAGGACTACTCGGGCGAACTGAAGAAGCATTTCGAAGTGACGGCCTTCCGTCCATCGCTCAACCAGTTCGCCTGCATCTTTGCCGACATCACCGAACGGAAGCGGGCCGAAGCGGAGAGGCGCAAACTCCAGGCCCAGTTGAACCAGGCCCAGAAGCTCGAGGCCGTCGGGCGGATGGCCGGCGGCGTGGCCCATGATTTCAACAACATGCTGGCGGTGATTCTCGCCCATACGGAGTTGGCCCTGATGGATACGGATCCGGATGACCCGATACAGGAGAGGCTCCAGCAGATCCAACAGACCACCCATCGTTCCGCCGACCTGGTGCGGCAGTTGCTCGCCTTTGCCCGTAAACAGACCGTTGCACCGGTGGTCTTAAATCTCAACGATACGGTAGAGGGGATGCTCAAAATACTCCGGCGGCTCATCGGCGAAGACATTGACCTGGCCTGGATGCCGGGGGCGAAGCTGTGGCCGATCAAGATGGACCCCTCCCAGATCGACCAGATCCTCGCCAATCTCTGCGTCAATGCCAGGGATGCGATCAAGGACGTCGGCAGGATCGTCATCCAGACGGAAAATATACGTCTTGATGGTCCCTATTGCAGCGCTAATCCGGAAGGTGCAATCGGGGACCACGTGGTCCTGTCAGTAAGCGACCAAGGCTGCGGTATGGAAAAAGAGGTCCTCGAAAATCTTTTTGAGCCTTTTTTCACTACCAAAGGAGTGGGCAAGGGGACCGGTCTTGGTCTGGCCACGGTGTACGGTATTGTCAAACAAAATGAGGGATTCATTACCGTATACAGTGAGCCCGGCGAAGGGGCCACATTCAGGATCTACCTGCCGCGGCATGTGGGCGAGGCCACGGAGTTTCAGCAAGACCCAGTGGAGGCACTCAGGGGCGGCCATGAGACCATCCTGGTGGTGGAAGATGAGCTCACGCTTTTGGAAATCGGCAAGAGCATGCTGGAACGGTTGGGATATGAGGTTTTGGTTGCGAACACCCCGAACGAGGCTATCCGTGCGGCAGGTAATTATGCGGGCGAAATCCATCTCCTCATGACCGACGTGATCATGCCTGAGATGAACGGCCGGGATCTATCTGATCGGCTCCTCACCCTATACCCAAATCTCAAGTGCCTGTTCACGTCCGGCTACACCGCTGAAGTGATCACCCACCATGGGGTCCTGGATCCGGGCGTCCATTTTATCCAGAAACCCTTCACGCTTCAGGCACTGAGCAACAAACTTCGGCAGGTGCTGGAAGAGGTGTGA